The DNA sequence TCATTGAGTCAGGTGATGAGAAGGCATTGAAATTGAATGATACTGTAGATTCCCTTATCGTGCAGGCGAAAACTGAGGGCTGGATCATACCTAGTGCTGTCTATCAATTTTTTCCTGCTCAATCTGACGGGAACAAGGTCATCATCTATGATAAGGACGACCACAGCAGGATATTAGAGGTATTTGATTTTCCAAGACAGCAGACTGAGCCATTTTTGTGCCTTGCCGATTATTTGAAGCCTGCTGGTGGCGGGGAAATGGATTATGTCGCCTTTTTCTCTGTTACTGCAGGCAATGCTGTAAGGGAGACTGCCGAAATACTTAAAAAGGAAGGCCGCTTTCTTGAAAATCATGCCCTGCAGGCTTTGGCGCTTGAAACGGCAGAAGGTTTTGCTGAACTTGTCCACAGGCAAATACGTGACCGCTGGGGCTTCCCTGATCCTGTAGACTTTACTATGAAAGAGAGGTTTTCAGCAAAATATCAGGGACAGCGCTTTTCATTCGGCTATCCCGCCTGCCCGGAGCTTGAAGATCAGCGCAAGCTTTTTGATCTGATCAAGCCGGAGGAAATTGGCATAGACCTGACAGAAGGATTTATGATGGAGCCGGAAGCTTCGGTTTCAGCCATGGTTTTTGCCCATCCGGAAGCACGCTATTTTAATGTATTGAAAAACTGATATGGAGGCCTGCCAGTAACGGCAGGCTTTTTCGCTGTGCAGGTATTTAAAATTTTTAATCTTGTGTAATTAATGTTTGATTGACATACAGGAGCTGCGATGCTGTATTTTTTGTAAGGCTCTATTCGCATTGATTGTTGCTTTTTCGCAATCATTATTTAAGATCAATCCCCGCCCATCCATTAAAGAACGGAGGCTTCCCGGACCTGAATGGTAGATTCAGTGACAGGCTGAAATATAAGCGGAGAAATTCCCTCTGAGCTTGAAAAGCCTTTAAAAACAGTTTAAATAGAGGGAGAAATTCCGACTAACGACTCCAAAAACAGGAAAATGGGCTACTTTGCTCTTCTTGAACGGAAATTCTCCGCTTATTTCAAGGTTTGCTGTTCCCTCAAATAATTAAAAGAGACAATCTTTACGAAAAGAGCTCTAACGGGGGAGTATTTTTTACAAAAAAAGTAAATTATATAATGACTTCTTCTATTGAGGTGCAGAAAATGAATATTACTTTATCCATTATCCTGGCTGTTTGCGCCGGCTATTTGAAAGCATGGAAAAACTGGCGTGTCTTTCACCCTACCATGCTTTATACCTCTGTATTGGTGTTATTGTATAATTTTATCTGCAAAGATCATCTTTTGTGGAAGCACAGAAGCATTCCATTAGAATCGCATTTTGCTGGCGAGCTGTTTCATGCATTCGCCATACTTCCGACCATAACAGTATTATACTTGACATTCTATCCGGAGAAGCATGGCCGGCTTCGGTATATTATCCTTTGGAGTGTTCTTTCCTTTGCAGCTGAATTCCCCTTTGCTGCAACAGGGATGATTGTTTTTGAGAATGGCTATCAATATTGGATGGAGCTTCTTTTTTACCCGGTGATGTACATCATGATCAGGCTTCATCATATTCGGCCATTAGTGTCCTACGGCCTGTCAGCTGTGATCATCCTTTTGATGGTCTGGCTTTTTAAAGTGCCGGTCCAGCTTGCCTTTTAAATCAGGTGGCTATCTTGTACAATAGTCAGTATACTCATTTGTTTCTGACTACTTAGAGAAAGCTGGTGCAAATATGCATTATCATACATATGCTGCAGGCGACAGCTGCATCATCCTTGAATTTGGCAGCAGCATCGACCCGGGAAGCAATCAAAAGGTCAGGAAAGCGGCTTCCCTTTTATCCAAAAAACCTTTCAGGGGCATGATTGAATGCGTTCCTGCCTTTCATACACTGGCTGTTCATTATGATCCGTATGCCGTCGGAACCTTATCTCCCTTTGAAGCAGCCTCATCCTTGATTGCTGAAATGCTTGCAGAGAAAATACAATTGGATGTCCAATCTCCGCGGCTCTTGGATATCCCCGTCTGCTATGAAGGAGCCCACGCCCCGGACCTGGCTTTTGTAGCCCGTTCAAATGGATTATCAGAGAAAGAAGTTATAGAGATACATAGTAAAAGAGACTATGAGATTTACTTTCTTGGCTTCTCACCCGGCTTCCCTTTCCTGGGCGGGATGGATCCGCGCATAGCGGCTCCGCGCAAAACTTCCCCAAGATTGAAGATTCCCTCCGGCTCGGTGGGCATTGCCGGCGGGCAGACAGGGATATATCCTTCGGAGACCCCTGGAGGCTGGCAGATTATCGGAAGAACACCGATAGCGTTATTCGATCCAAATAGGGAAGAACCCAGCTATCTAAAGCCCGGAGACCGTTTGCGTTTCATTCCGATCAAAGAAGCAGAATTTCAGTCAGGGGGCGGCAGCCTATGGGAATAAAAGTTCTGAAGCCGGGACTGATGACAACTATCCAGGATGCAGGGAGGAAAGGATACCAAAATCTCGGCGTATCGCCTTCAGGTGCGATGGATCTTTTCTCTTACACGCTTGCCAATCTGGCAGCAGGCAATTTTAATGATGAAGCAGCTCTTGAAATTACCTTGATTGGCCCCCGGCTGCTTTTCGAAAAAGATATCATCTTCAGCTTCTTTGGCGCTGAAACAGAAGCAAAGCTGAGCGGCAGCAATATTCAAGGCGGAAAGCCGATCGCCGCGAAAAAAGGAGATGTTCTTTCTTTTGGCAGGATGAAGGCAGGGTGCCGTACATATCTGGCCTTCCATGGCGGCATCTTGATGCCTCGCCAGATGGGAAGCAGGAGCACATATCTGAAAGCAGGATTCGGCGGCCTGGATGGCAGGATATTAGAAAAGAACGATGTCCTCCCCATCAGACAAACCTCCTGCAGATTCAGCAGAAGCTGGAGCTTCTCCCCCTCGCTCGCCTCTTATCTTCATCAGGATCAGATCAGGGTGATGCCCGGCAGGCAGTCTGAATGGTTTTCTTCTGATGCTATAAACCAATTTTCAGAACAGGAATTTACGATTTCTCCAGATTCTGACAGGATGGGATACAGGCTGAAGGGACCTTCACTAGCAAAGGCAAGGGAAATTGAAATGATAACTGAACCAGTATCATTTGGAACAGTGCAGGTGCCTGCTGACGGCAATCCGATCATTCTGATGGCTGAAAGGCAGACAACAGGCGGGTACCCGAAAATCGCTCAAGTCCTGTCGGCAGACCTTCCTATCCTGGCACAGAAAAAACCGGGAGATAAGATCAGGTTTGCGCCTGCCTCCTTGGCTGAGGCACAACTGGCATATTTGGAACAGGTAAAAACAATAGGATCCCTTACAAAAACCGTCAATGAAAAATGGCAGAAAGAGGTGCACATTGTTGAAGAAAATTGACTTGAACTGTGATCTTGGCGAAAGCTTTGGAAGCTTCAAGATCGGATCTGATGAGGAAATCATGGCTTATATCACATCCGCGAATATTGCCTGCGGGTTCCATGCCGGAGATCCAGGGACAATGCGCAGAACAGTGAAGCTTGCCCTTCAGCATGGGACTGCCATTGGTGCACACCCGGGTTTGCCTGACCTCCAGGGGTTTGGCCGCAGAAAAATGGAAATTAGTCCGGAAGAAGCCTTCGACCTTGTCCTGTATCAAATTGGCGCACTCTCAGCTTTTGTGAAAGCAGAAGGCGGAAGGCTCAGCCATGTAAAGCCACATGGGGCGCTCTATAATATGTGTGCGGGAGATAAACGGCTTGCAGAGGCGGTAGCAAGGGCTGTCCAGAGTGCGGATGAGGAACTCGTGCTCTTTGGGCTCCATAACAGTGAAAGCACCTCGGCAGCGGAAAGGATTGGAATCAGAGCTGCGCAGGAGGTGTTTGCGGACAGAAGATATGAAGATGACGGTACGCTTGTTTCGAGATCAAGCAGTGATGCCCTGATCACTACTGCGGAAGAAGCAGTCGGCCAGGTACTGAGAATGGTTCTTGAAAACAAAACTGTCAGCCGGAACGGAAAAGAGATCATGATTAAAGCAGACACCATATGCCTCCACGGCGATGGTCTCCAAGCGCTCGAGTTTGCCGCGACGCTTCATGCCGCCTTAAAGGACAGAGGCGTTGAGGTTGCTTCATTCACATAAAAAGGGGGTCTCCCCCCTTTTTTCACCCTTCAGCATTGTGCTCTTCCCTGGATCTTTCTTCTTCTTCATCAACAAGAATATATGCAATCTGTTCTTCCATTACATGATGGAGGGCATCAAGCTCTTCCTCGCTCATCAGCTTCTTTTCATCCTTCATCTTTCTTCCTCCTTTTCGATAGGCATATGACAGGGCGCAGCCCTTTTGTACTTTCTCCTTATTTTTCCCTAATTAAACTTAAGCTGAAACTCTCATCCTCTTCTTATTCTTCCAGATAACGAAGCTCCGTTATTAAAAATGTCCCTTTTTCCCCCTCCTATGCAATAAGAGGTTTTCTTCGCTCCGTCATGTGCTATGTAGTAAGTAAGCTCGAAAACGTTATCCAGCAGAGAGCCAGTAAAAAAAAATCGGGGAAGTGTTAAGATGCAAAGCGTCTATAAATGCAAAAATTTTACTAAGACCGGAAAAGTCCTTCTTCCAAGTCCCTGGAGAAAAAAATTCGACCTTCTTCCAGGCCGGCTTGCCGACCTGGAGTTTGAAGATGAAGACAAGAAGATCTTAATCAGAAAAGCAGATCCGAAGAGTACTGAAAATAAAAGGCTTGTTTCTGATAATGGTTCCATCCATATACCAATGGAGCTGAGAAATCTGCTCGACCTAAAGGATCAGGAGGAATACTGCCTCTTCATTGATGAACAGGCCAAGCAATTCATTTTGCAGATCATGCCGGGCAAGACGGGTTAGCCCCCTTTTCTCCCGAAAAACAATGTAGGCAGCACCTGCATCAGGTCTGAAGCAATCTGTTTTTCTATTTTCCACCGCTTTCCTGGATAGCGCATTCCTGCCGGCAGCAACCTAAGATCAGGAGGTGGAAGCATGGACCCCATTAAGCCGGGTAGTGAAAAAATGCCAGATTTCAGGGAGCTGGATGACAGGCTCATTGCAGAGCATTCTTCGGTGCCTTTCCTCGTCATCAAGACCAATCTGGATCCTGAGAACTCAACAATAGAAAATCCATATTACAAAAATGAAAAACTGACAGACCGGATTGCCTTTGAGAGTTATTTTGATGAAGAGCAGCAGTAAGAAAAGCCCTGGATAACCAGGGCTTTTCTGCTTTTACAGCTTCAAAAGCCTGTCAGTAATATTCATAGCCGCAGCTGCCATGGTCCCCATACAGCATGGAGATCATCTTTTCTGAATCCTCTTCTGATACCTGCCGGTAATCATGGGCAAAAGCCTTGAATGTGTCGCAGAATCCTACATTATTTTCGCCTACACTCTCAGCCCAGCTGGAAAAATTACGGTAATCTTCAAGCGGATCATAAGATTCGAATTCGGCCACTTTATCATTGGATCCCAGTGTGGTGACTTCAATCCCTTTATAAGAATTAGGATCATGTTCTTCATACTTCACGCATGCATAGAAAATCATGCAGTCCAGCCCCTTTTTAATCTCTAGTTTGGGCCGGACAGGACATTTTATGCATTCCCGTCGACATATTTGCCATGGTCCGGTACAGCCAGATCGCCAAAATGATCGGCAAGCTTCTGCAGACCCTCTGCCAATTCCGGGCCGGACATCGGACGGCCATGCCCTGTTCCAGCGGCCGAAGGGTTCAAAGCAGCCAGCTTGATGACAGATGCTTCTGCGGCTTTCCAGTCGGTAGTCAGGTAACGGGGCGGCCCGTTCACTTCTTCTTCCTGGACAAGAACTTTATAAAGGGAATCCTGCCTCACCGTCACAAAAGCATCCCCTGCAATGAGCAGGCTGTCATCTTCTCTGAACAGGGATACATGGCCAGGAGAATGTCCTGGTGTATGGATCCATTTCCAGCCCGGCAATGGAGGAACAAAACCATTAGAAGGAAGCGGATGGATATATTCACTAATATCAATCCCTTCATGCGGAAAGAGCGGTGACATCTTGGCAATCATCCCGCCCTCGACACTGGCATCAGGCTTAGGATAATCTTTCTCCCCTGTCAGATATGGAAGTTCAAGCTCATGTGCATAAACTGGCACTTTCCAGGTTTTAAGCAGTCCGATTATCCCTCCAATATGATCAAAATGCCCATGGGTCAGGACGATTGCTTTCGGTGCGGCTCCCACGCCATAGAGATCTTCTGCTGCTTCAATAATTTTTTCAGCTGATTTTGGCATGCCTGCATCTATCAGCACCCAGTCACCTGAGCCATCGCTTAGCTCAGCATAAAAGACATTAACAATTTGAATCGGCAGGCAATGGACATCAGGGGTGATATTTTTCATATCTCCGCTTGTTGCAGAAGCAACCGGGAGAAAACGGTTGGATGATGAACTTTCTTTCATGGAATCAGCTCCTCTGCTAGTCTGCCTATCTTTACCCTTCTGAAGCCGAATTAGTCGCTCATACGCACTGTTTCAGGCGAAAAAAAAAAGCACCCTGCCAGGATGCTCAGCCAGCCTGATTAATAGGCCTTGCCCGCAGCAATGCGGTATTGCCTGATGAAGTCCTCAGGGCTGATATAAACTTTATAGGGATAAAGGCCATGGTTTGTATGCAAGTATAAAAACCCGAAAGAAGACTGTTCCCGGTAGGAGACATCATAGATATCAGCCAGCCGGAACTCGCGGTCTTCTGCAACGACCCGGTCATCATAAAGGTGGAGGTGATATTCCGTTTCAATCACTTTTTGTACATTCCACTCCACTTTTCTGCTGTATATTCGATAAGGATGCGAACAGCGGTGTGCCAAATCGGTCAGTTTCCCTCCTTTATTAATATAGAGACAGGATTGCCTGGAACCCGGTTATGTATCATGGTAAATGAAGCTGCCCCGCTATTTCAACTAAAATGCGGCCCGGCTCAATGCCGGGCCTTGCCCTGCTAACGCCTGCTCTTGCTTTTTCGGTAGACGAGAAAGGCGACCACAATTGCCGCAATAATAATCAGCGGCAAGAATGAAAGCACAGTCTGCCAAAACGGATGTGTAGAGTCCATAAAATAATTCCTCCCTGTCCTTTTTATAGGTTTTACCCTATCCTGATAAGAAAATTCCATTACCGCCAAAACTTTATGATTGTGATTTTAAATAAATAGGATTATCATTTTCACTATAACTAAAACGTTCTGCTGGGGAGGCGATGAGTTTGGGGCAGAGAAACTGAAAATCGGAGAGATTGCAAAAAGGGCGAATGTAACGAAGCGGACGGTAGATTATTACACACAAATCGGCCTTATTAAAGCAAGACGGTCTGCTTCCAACTACCGCTACTATGATGCAGAAGCTCTTGACACCCTTAAATATATCGAACAGTGCAAAAGGAACAGCTTTTCACTGGAAGAAATAAAGAACAGGCTAAAGGAAAAAGAATCAGATCTTATCGATTATGAAACACTTAAAGTAAAGATATCCGGTTTGGATAAGGAGCTTTCCGAGCTGCTCCAAAATCTGGAGGATAAAGGACTGAAGAAGGAAGCTCTTAAAAAGCACCTTTCTGCTGAAAGCATATCCCTCATGCAGACCATTCTCCTGTTATTGATGTAGCCCTCCTGCCGGAACTTACAGTAGACTTTTTTACTCATCCAGGAGGTGTAAGCCTTACTCTGTAAGGCGATTCGTTGGACATATTTATCAATTTGGTATTAGTTGCACTTTTAATTGCTTTAACCGCTTTTTTTGTGTCAGCAGAATTTGCAATTGTCAAAGTCAGAAGTTCGAGGATTGACCAGCTGATTGAAGAAAATAAACCTGGGGCCCAGGCGGCCAGGCATGTGATTACCCATATGGATGAATATCTTTCTGCCTGCCAGCTTGGTATCACCATCACAGCGCTGGGTCTTGGCTGGCTTGGAGAGCCCACTGTCGAGAAGCTGCTTCATCCCCTTTTTGAAAGTTTGGAGCTTAATCCATCGCTAACCCATCTTTTATCTTTCGGAATTGCCTTTGCTTCCATTACTTTTCTGCATGTAGTGGTCGGCGAATTGGCTCCAAAGACCATGGCCATTCAGCTATCAGAAAGAATTACCCTGTTGTTTGCAAAGCCGCTGATTTTGTTTTATAAGCTGATGTTCCCTTTCATTTGGGCGCTCAATGGTTCAGCCAGGATCCTTACCGGCCTGTTCGGGCTTAAGCCTGCATCAGAAAATGAACTGGCCCATTCAGAAGAAGAGCTCCGGATCATTCTTTCCGAAAGCTATGAGAGCGGAGAAATCAATAAATCAGAGCTGACCTATGTAAATAACATCTTTGAATTTGATAACAGGCTTGCCAAGGAAATCATGGTGCCGCGGACTGAAATCGTCAGCCTTTCAATCGATGACAGCGTGGAGGATATCCTCGGTACCATCCGCGAGGAAAAGTACACACGCTATCCGGTCATAAATGGAGATAAAGACAATATTGAAGGAATCGTCAACATCAAGGACATCCTGACTGCCACTGTAAAAAGGGAAACGCTGACAGGTTCACCCATCACAGCTTTCATGAAGCCTGCCATCAGGGTCATTGAGACAATACCGATTCATGATCTTCTCCTTAAAATGCAAAAGGAGCGCACCCATATGGCCCTGCTGCTGGATGAATATGGAGGGACAGCGGGGCTTGTGACAGTAGAAGATATCATAGAAGAAATTGTCGGTGAAATCCGTGATGAATTTGATGCAGATGAAATCTCCGACATCCGCAAATTGGCTGAGGGGCATTATATCATCAGCGGAAAGGTTCTTATTGAAGATGTCAATGATCTCCTTGGCACAAACCTGCCTGAAGAGGATGTTGACACATTTGGCGGCTGGTTCCTTTCCCAGCGGTATGATGTCGTTCAGGGGGAAGAAATCATCGAGGAAAACTATTCCTTTACAGTCAAAGAACTGGAAGGCCATCATATTGTTTTTATAGAGGTCAGGAAACTGGCTGAAGAAGAAAGCCCTGAGTAAGGGCTTTTTTTTTGACTCCAACACTGCCCTCCTTACTCTTTTGCTGCCCGATAGGTGCATAAGCTTGTGACCAGCCCTACTGTCAGGACCGTGATAAGGGACAGCATGAAAGTATCGCCTGAAACCAGCAGGCCTCCGATTGATATGACAAGGCAATCAATCAATAAAATCACTATTCCCACATTTATTCCTGAAAGGTCTGCGATAAATTGCGCCAGCAGGTCTGTTCCCCCGGTGCTGGTGCCATAGCGGAGCATTAAGCCTATGCCGAGGCCGACCAGCGCCCCGCCGGCTATAGAGCCGATTGCAGGGTCGATATATGGAAGTGACCGGCTGACCGGGTTCATGATATCGATTAAAATGGAAGACAACAGCAAACCGTGCAGGCTGTTGAAAAAATAACCTCTATCCTTGAACCAGGCAAGAGCAAATATCGGAATGCTCATCAGCAGGATGGACAATCCTGCTTCAAATCC is a window from the Bacillus infantis NRRL B-14911 genome containing:
- a CDS encoding LamB/YcsF family protein, translating into MKKIDLNCDLGESFGSFKIGSDEEIMAYITSANIACGFHAGDPGTMRRTVKLALQHGTAIGAHPGLPDLQGFGRRKMEISPEEAFDLVLYQIGALSAFVKAEGGRLSHVKPHGALYNMCAGDKRLAEAVARAVQSADEELVLFGLHNSESTSAAERIGIRAAQEVFADRRYEDDGTLVSRSSSDALITTAEEAVGQVLRMVLENKTVSRNGKEIMIKADTICLHGDGLQALEFAATLHAALKDRGVEVASFT
- a CDS encoding 5-oxoprolinase subunit C family protein encodes the protein MGIKVLKPGLMTTIQDAGRKGYQNLGVSPSGAMDLFSYTLANLAAGNFNDEAALEITLIGPRLLFEKDIIFSFFGAETEAKLSGSNIQGGKPIAAKKGDVLSFGRMKAGCRTYLAFHGGILMPRQMGSRSTYLKAGFGGLDGRILEKNDVLPIRQTSCRFSRSWSFSPSLASYLHQDQIRVMPGRQSEWFSSDAINQFSEQEFTISPDSDRMGYRLKGPSLAKAREIEMITEPVSFGTVQVPADGNPIILMAERQTTGGYPKIAQVLSADLPILAQKKPGDKIRFAPASLAEAQLAYLEQVKTIGSLTKTVNEKWQKEVHIVEEN
- a CDS encoding MerR family transcriptional regulator, whose product is MAKRANVTKRTVDYYTQIGLIKARRSASNYRYYDAEALDTLKYIEQCKRNSFSLEEIKNRLKEKESDLIDYETLKVKISGLDKELSELLQNLEDKGLKKEALKKHLSAESISLMQTILLLLM
- a CDS encoding CBO0543 family protein, which produces MNITLSIILAVCAGYLKAWKNWRVFHPTMLYTSVLVLLYNFICKDHLLWKHRSIPLESHFAGELFHAFAILPTITVLYLTFYPEKHGRLRYIILWSVLSFAAEFPFAATGMIVFENGYQYWMELLFYPVMYIMIRLHHIRPLVSYGLSAVIILLMVWLFKVPVQLAF
- the pxpB gene encoding 5-oxoprolinase subunit PxpB produces the protein MHYHTYAAGDSCIILEFGSSIDPGSNQKVRKAASLLSKKPFRGMIECVPAFHTLAVHYDPYAVGTLSPFEAASSLIAEMLAEKIQLDVQSPRLLDIPVCYEGAHAPDLAFVARSNGLSEKEVIEIHSKRDYEIYFLGFSPGFPFLGGMDPRIAAPRKTSPRLKIPSGSVGIAGGQTGIYPSETPGGWQIIGRTPIALFDPNREEPSYLKPGDRLRFIPIKEAEFQSGGGSLWE
- a CDS encoding hemolysin family protein; the encoded protein is MDIFINLVLVALLIALTAFFVSAEFAIVKVRSSRIDQLIEENKPGAQAARHVITHMDEYLSACQLGITITALGLGWLGEPTVEKLLHPLFESLELNPSLTHLLSFGIAFASITFLHVVVGELAPKTMAIQLSERITLLFAKPLILFYKLMFPFIWALNGSARILTGLFGLKPASENELAHSEEELRIILSESYESGEINKSELTYVNNIFEFDNRLAKEIMVPRTEIVSLSIDDSVEDILGTIREEKYTRYPVINGDKDNIEGIVNIKDILTATVKRETLTGSPITAFMKPAIRVIETIPIHDLLLKMQKERTHMALLLDEYGGTAGLVTVEDIIEEIVGEIRDEFDADEISDIRKLAEGHYIISGKVLIEDVNDLLGTNLPEEDVDTFGGWFLSQRYDVVQGEEIIEENYSFTVKELEGHHIVFIEVRKLAEEESPE
- a CDS encoding YitT family protein codes for the protein MILKKTAIVLTGCLLLSLGINGFLIPNKVLDGGVIGLGLICNYLWGFEAGLSILLMSIPIFALAWFKDRGYFFNSLHGLLLSSILIDIMNPVSRSLPYIDPAIGSIAGGALVGLGIGLMLRYGTSTGGTDLLAQFIADLSGINVGIVILLIDCLVISIGGLLVSGDTFMLSLITVLTVGLVTSLCTYRAAKE
- a CDS encoding AbrB/MazE/SpoVT family DNA-binding domain-containing protein, whose product is MQSVYKCKNFTKTGKVLLPSPWRKKFDLLPGRLADLEFEDEDKKILIRKADPKSTENKRLVSDNGSIHIPMELRNLLDLKDQEEYCLFIDEQAKQFILQIMPGKTG
- a CDS encoding MBL fold metallo-hydrolase, which translates into the protein MKESSSSNRFLPVASATSGDMKNITPDVHCLPIQIVNVFYAELSDGSGDWVLIDAGMPKSAEKIIEAAEDLYGVGAAPKAIVLTHGHFDHIGGIIGLLKTWKVPVYAHELELPYLTGEKDYPKPDASVEGGMIAKMSPLFPHEGIDISEYIHPLPSNGFVPPLPGWKWIHTPGHSPGHVSLFREDDSLLIAGDAFVTVRQDSLYKVLVQEEEVNGPPRYLTTDWKAAEASVIKLAALNPSAAGTGHGRPMSGPELAEGLQKLADHFGDLAVPDHGKYVDGNA